A genomic region of Photobacterium swingsii contains the following coding sequences:
- a CDS encoding DUF2500 domain-containing protein: MPFWIPLTLLASLAIAITYFIYSYRRHSLGLDAPEKTVAVCVLDKQSNPIIGAQPGDDNEEYWIYVEPLDGGPKREFMVGIHYYQALKPGDQGTMTYRGRQFLHFALQRD; the protein is encoded by the coding sequence ATGCCGTTTTGGATTCCACTCACCTTACTGGCATCACTGGCTATTGCTATCACTTATTTTATCTATTCTTATCGTCGCCACAGCCTTGGCCTTGACGCTCCAGAAAAGACAGTCGCAGTTTGCGTGCTTGATAAGCAAAGTAACCCAATAATAGGCGCACAGCCCGGCGACGATAATGAAGAGTATTGGATTTATGTTGAACCGCTTGATGGCGGCCCTAAACGTGAGTTTATGGTTGGTATTCACTATTACCAAGCACTCAAGCCTGGTGATCAAGGCACCATGACCTACCGCGGCAGACAGTTTTTACATTTTGCGCTACAGCGTGACTAA